A region of Dioscorea cayenensis subsp. rotundata cultivar TDr96_F1 chromosome 5, TDr96_F1_v2_PseudoChromosome.rev07_lg8_w22 25.fasta, whole genome shotgun sequence DNA encodes the following proteins:
- the LOC120261409 gene encoding LOW QUALITY PROTEIN: sister chromatid cohesion protein SCC4-like (The sequence of the model RefSeq protein was modified relative to this genomic sequence to represent the inferred CDS: inserted 1 base in 1 codon; deleted 3 bases in 3 codons) codes for MPLSRGLWGLSEEAERAGDYARAVKCLEAPATERHLSXLPMTEIRSRLRLATLLLDRTHNLNHAKANLERAHLLLNPIPSALPLKLRAHSLLAQCYHLTGAIPHEKQIIVRALNLLHSSTDAALLPRDFALLWSCNLQAQLASVLAVEGDCPAALVALDSGLVAAGDLRRPELQAFFAASSLHVQLLHWEDSGSVAIAVERCDVIWDSVSADLRQKCGGLFYYIELLHAFYLLRICDYKAASQHVDKLDATMKDDIQKVQCVKDLKMELDAVSQSLSQPNLHRRERFALSEKQVQLQERLRFATGFETVVEWSSFGEKLILAPAPLDGEWIPKAAVYALVDLMVVSSSDAQKGVFKECGRRIQSGLQLIHEELLKLGIRDGVREVDLQHSTIWMSGLYLMLLMQFLENKVAVELTRSEFVEAQAALVQMINWYSHYPTILQGCECTIQMLRGQYAHSVGCFHDAAFHFLEATKLTESKSMQTMCQVYAAVSYICIDDPESSSLALDLVGPVYKFMDSYVGVREKTCIVFAYGLLLMRQHNLQEARIRLASGLKIAHQQLGNIQLVSQFLTILGTLALQLHDTVQAREILKSSLTLAKTLYDIPTQIWVLSVLTGLYREVGERGNEMENSEYERKKEDDLQKRLSEAFSSIHHLELIEKTRIKVHQFPGLDIRRAAAGPSTKVDLDIPESIGLSKPPPPSISYRLRDSDSGKRGRRNF; via the exons ATGCCGTTGTCGAGGGGCCTCTGGGGCCTCTCCGAGGAGGCGGAGCGCGCCGGCGACTATGCCCGCGCCGTGAAGTGCCTTGAGGCCCCTGCTACAGAGCGGCACCTCT CCCTCCCCATGACTGAGATCCGTTCTCGTCTCCGCCTCGCCACGCTTCTCCTTGACCGCACGCACAACCTCAACCACGCCAAGGCCAACCTGGAGCGCGCCCACCTCCTCCTCAACCCTATCCCGTCTGCTCTGCCCCTCAAGCTTCGTGCCCACTCACTCCTCGCCCAGTGTTACCACCTCACTGGCGCCATCCCTCACGAGAAGCAAATCATTGTCCGCGCCCTCAACCTGCTCCATTCCTCCACCGACGCCGCTCTGCTTCCTCGCGATTTCGCCCTTCTCTGGTCCTGTAATCTCCAAGCGCAACTCGCCTCCGTGCTGGCGGTGGAGGGCGACTGCCCTGCTGCGCTCGTGGCGCTTGATTCCGGCCTTGTTGCTGCTGGGGATCTTCGCAGACCGGAACTTCAGGCTTTCTTTGCTGCTTCTTCTCTTCATGTGCAGCTTCTCCACTGG GAGGACTCTGGCTCGGTTGCTATTGCTGTCGAGCGCTGCGACGTTATCTGGGATTCTGTTTCTGCCGATCTG AGACAGAAATGTGGTGGCTTGTTCTACTACATTGAGCTGCTGCATGCTTTCTATCTCCTCCGAATCTGCGACTACAAGGCTGCTTCTCAGCATGTGGACAAGCTGGATGCGACCATGAAGGATGATATCCAAAAGGTGCAGTGTGTAAAGGATTTGAAGATGGAGTTGGATGCTGTGAGCCAGAGTCTCTCTCAGCCTAATTTGCATAGGAGGGAGAGGTTTGCATTGAGTGAGAAGCAGGTTCAATTGCAGGAGCGGTTGAGATTTGCTACTGGCTTCGAGACAGTGGTCGAGTGGTCATCATTTGGAGAGAAGTTAATT TTGGCACCTGCACCCTTGGATGGTGAGTGGATTCCT AAGGCGGCTGTTTACGCTTTGGTTGATCTCATGGTTGTGTCAAGCTCGGACGCCCAAAAGGGAGTATTTAAGGAGTGTGGGAGAAGGATACAATCTGGGCTCCAATTGATTCATG AGGAACTACTCAAACTAGGAATCCGTGATGGTGTGAGAG AGGTGGATTTACAACACTCAACCATTTGGATGTCCGGGCTCTATTTGATGCTTCTAATGCAGTTTCTGGAAAATAAAGTTGCTGTAGAACTTACACGGTCAGAGTTTGTTGAAGCTCAAGCG GCTTTAGTGCAAATGATAAATTGGTACTCCCATTACCCAACAATCTTACAAGGGTGTGAATGTACCATTCAAATGCTTAGGGGGCAGTATGCTCATTCTGTTGGTTGCTTCCATGATGCAGCTTTCCACTTTCTTGAAGCTACAAAG CTAACTGAGAGCAAATCAATGCAAACCATGTGCCAAGTTTATGCTGCTGTCTCCTACATCTGCATTGATGATCCAGAATCATCCTCACTG GCACTAGATTTGGTAGGACCTGTTTACAAGTTTATGGATTCCTATGTGGGAGTTCGAGAGAAAACATGCATAGTCTTTGCTTATGGACTTCTGTTGATGAGGCAACATAATCTACAGGAAGCTAG AATTCGTCTTGCCAGTGGATTGAAAATTGCACATCAGCAGTTGGGAAACATTCAACTTGTTTCTCAGTTCTTGACGATTCTGGGTACATTAGCTCTTCAGCTACATGACACTGTGCAAGCTAGAGAAATTTTGAAGTCATCCTTGACATTGGCGAAGACACTCTATGATATTCCAACTCAGATTTGGGTACTTTCTGTTTTAACAG GTTTGTATCGAGAAGTTGGTGAGAGGGGTAATGAAATGGAGAACTCCGAATATGAAAGGAAGAAGGAAGATGATTTGCAAAAGAGACTATCAGAAGCTTTTTCAAGCATTCATCACCTTGAGCTG ATTGAGAAGACCAGGATAAAAGTCCACCAATTTCCTGGACTAGACATTAGAAGAGCAGCAGCTGGGCCTTCTACAAAGGTTGATCTCGACATCCCCGAATCCATTGGTTTGTCAAAGCCACCACCTCCATCTATATCATACAGGTTGCGTGACTCCGATTCAGGAAAAC
- the LOC120262032 gene encoding uncharacterized protein LOC120262032 has product MPHRTRPMTGLLVFMGVNLALVSTITPVYDFVCFHPYWERRV; this is encoded by the coding sequence ATGCCACACAGGACCCGGCCCATGACAGGGCTCTTGGTGTTCATGGGTGTGAACCTGGCCTTGGTTTCCACCATCACCCCTGTCTATGATTTCGTCTGCTTTCATCCCTACTGGGAACGAAGGGTATAA